A section of the Streptomyces sp. V3I8 genome encodes:
- a CDS encoding cytochrome P450 translates to MTEQPAVTGPGLHEYPMRRSCPYHPPTEYAELAGQGPLAEVRLFDGSTAWLVTRHREARAMFADAAMFSSDHDNPAFPILAERERNFPEFTQELFGLDGERHRARRRMLLPRFTAKQVERLRPMIQRMADELIGELLGLEPPVDLIAVLGRPLPSRVICRMLGISYEEHELFEVHAQGIMQAPDLEQAVAAGRELLDYLVQVVDAKRKNLGDDLLSTLVTERLNTGELTSTEVSKLMVALLIGGQETTTSMIGLGTLTLLQHPDQLAEIRENPELLPGAVEELMRFLSIADLTTLRVATADVEVAGRTVKEGDGVILSTAAANRDAAVFDDADTFDIHRDTQGHLGFGHGPHRCLGENLARAELEILFGTLFERIPTLRLAVPMDEVSMKVGMTLEGLHDLPVTW, encoded by the coding sequence ATGACCGAACAACCGGCCGTGACCGGCCCCGGACTGCACGAGTACCCGATGAGGCGAAGCTGCCCCTACCACCCGCCGACCGAGTACGCCGAACTGGCCGGGCAGGGCCCGCTGGCCGAGGTGCGGCTCTTCGACGGCAGCACCGCGTGGCTGGTGACCCGGCACCGGGAGGCGCGAGCGATGTTCGCCGACGCCGCGATGTTCTCCTCCGACCACGACAATCCCGCGTTCCCGATCCTCGCCGAACGGGAGAGGAACTTCCCGGAGTTCACCCAGGAGCTGTTCGGGCTGGACGGGGAACGCCACCGGGCGCGCCGCCGCATGCTGCTGCCGCGCTTCACCGCCAAACAGGTGGAGCGGTTGCGTCCGATGATCCAGCGGATGGCCGACGAGCTGATCGGCGAACTGCTCGGGCTGGAGCCTCCCGTCGACCTGATCGCGGTGCTGGGCAGGCCGCTGCCGTCGCGGGTGATCTGCAGGATGCTCGGCATCTCCTACGAGGAGCACGAGCTGTTCGAGGTGCACGCCCAGGGCATCATGCAGGCACCGGACCTGGAACAGGCGGTGGCGGCCGGCCGGGAGCTGCTCGACTACCTGGTACAGGTGGTGGACGCCAAGCGGAAGAACCTGGGCGACGACCTGCTGAGCACGCTGGTCACGGAGCGGCTGAACACCGGCGAGCTGACCTCGACCGAGGTGTCGAAGCTCATGGTCGCCCTTCTGATCGGCGGTCAGGAGACGACCACCAGCATGATCGGCCTGGGCACCCTGACCCTGCTCCAGCACCCGGACCAGCTCGCCGAGATACGCGAGAACCCGGAGCTGCTGCCCGGTGCGGTGGAGGAGCTGATGCGGTTCCTGTCCATCGCCGACCTGACGACGCTGCGGGTGGCGACCGCCGACGTGGAGGTGGCGGGCCGGACCGTCAAGGAGGGCGACGGGGTCATCCTGTCCACCGCCGCGGCCAACCGCGACGCGGCGGTCTTCGACGACGCCGACACCTTCGACATCCACCGGGACACCCAGGGCCACCTGGGCTTCGGCCACGGACCGCACAGGTGCCTGGGCGAGAACCTGGCCCGGGCCGAGCTGGAGATCCTCTTCGGCACCCTGTTCGAGCGGATCCCCACGCTGCGGCTCGCGGTGCCGATGGACGAGGTCTCCATGAAGGTCGGCATGACGCTGGAGGGACTGCACGACCTCCCCGTCACCTGGTAG
- a CDS encoding nuclear transport factor 2 family protein — MDDRNAVVEICDRMGWHSDRHEWDRAVTLFTPKVLLDHTSLLGGSPTTVTARELVDSWKAVLGGYDASHHLMTNHLVAFEGDTAHCTASFQATHRLDNPMGSPLWRIGGTYRFHLVRAGTGWRIDELAMTILWTEGNRNILDLAAERQSKAARPEQGRH, encoded by the coding sequence ATGGACGATCGCAACGCCGTCGTCGAGATCTGTGACCGCATGGGATGGCACAGCGACCGGCACGAATGGGACCGGGCCGTCACCCTGTTCACCCCCAAGGTCCTGCTGGACCACACCAGTCTGCTCGGCGGCTCACCGACCACGGTGACCGCGAGGGAACTCGTCGACTCCTGGAAGGCGGTGCTCGGCGGCTACGACGCCTCCCACCACCTGATGACCAATCACCTGGTGGCGTTCGAGGGTGACACCGCGCACTGCACCGCTTCGTTCCAGGCGACGCACCGCCTCGACAACCCCATGGGCTCCCCGCTGTGGCGCATCGGCGGGACCTACCGCTTCCACCTCGTGCGCGCCGGCACCGGCTGGCGCATCGACGAGCTGGCGATGACCATCCTCTGGACCGAGGGGAACCGGAACATCCTGGACCTCGCGGCGGAACGGCAGTCGAAGGCCGCCCGGCCGGAGCAGGGACGGCACTGA
- a CDS encoding oxidoreductase, which yields MTHVNDAAAPQRGRRALVTGGTRGIGLAIVRRLVAEGATVVTSARKEAPVPDSVRLVTADSSTPEGVRELADAALGILGGVDILVNNAGGASSGGMPHLGGHAAIPDEDWVEALRSNYLAAVRLDAAVLPSMLRQGSGVIIEMASTVARRPVGALLHYGAAKAALLHYAKGLAAEVAPHGIRVNSVLPGLVRTSAMSLVADSIQGATGQDGDAVVHMMVQMEGAPMKGTSEPEDVADLVSFLASERASRITGAEYVVDGGALATA from the coding sequence ATGACCCACGTGAACGACGCGGCGGCGCCCCAGCGAGGCAGGCGCGCGCTGGTGACGGGCGGCACCCGCGGCATCGGCCTGGCCATCGTCCGCAGGCTGGTCGCCGAGGGGGCCACCGTGGTGACCTCCGCGCGCAAGGAGGCGCCCGTCCCCGACTCGGTCCGCCTGGTGACCGCCGACTCCAGCACCCCGGAGGGTGTGCGCGAACTCGCCGACGCGGCCCTCGGCATCCTGGGCGGGGTGGACATCCTGGTGAACAACGCCGGCGGTGCCAGCAGCGGCGGCATGCCCCACCTCGGCGGTCACGCCGCCATCCCCGACGAGGACTGGGTGGAAGCCCTCAGGAGCAACTACCTCGCCGCGGTACGGCTGGACGCGGCGGTCCTGCCGTCGATGCTCCGGCAGGGCAGCGGGGTCATCATCGAGATGGCGTCGACGGTCGCCCGGCGGCCGGTCGGCGCCCTGCTGCACTACGGCGCGGCGAAGGCGGCGCTCCTCCACTACGCCAAGGGCCTGGCCGCCGAGGTCGCCCCGCACGGCATCCGCGTCAACAGCGTGCTCCCCGGGCTGGTGCGGACCTCGGCCATGAGCCTGGTCGCGGACAGCATCCAGGGCGCCACCGGGCAGGACGGCGACGCGGTGGTGCACATGATGGTCCAGATGGAGGGCGCCCCCATGAAGGGGACCAGCGAGCCGGAGGACGTCGCCGATCTGGTGTCCTTCCTCGCCTCCGAGCGCGCCTCCCGTATCACCGGCGCCGAGTACGTGGTGGACGGCGGCGCTCTCGCCACCGCCTGA
- a CDS encoding class I SAM-dependent methyltransferase: MTHMANGMHEPGRSDDAGPARTSWPRYGVDAPGFVSTLGAAAAAFGLASVRWRRGRAVTAAAGALLTAGTGIYLHTTLRGKLAIWEKELDRAGLKGDEELLDLGCGRGAVLVAAAERLPDGKAVAVDLWAGKDQSGNRPEITLANAAAAGVADRVEVHTADMTALPFADDSFDVVTSALAIHNIEPPELQYQALDEAMRVLRPGGRLIVADFWFAARRYVAHLGGDSTLRPLGPGYWYGSPLLGINLVQATKKDSRRT, encoded by the coding sequence ATGACGCATATGGCGAACGGTATGCACGAGCCCGGCCGCAGCGACGACGCCGGACCGGCTCGGACCTCCTGGCCCCGGTACGGCGTGGACGCCCCGGGCTTCGTCTCGACCCTCGGTGCGGCCGCGGCGGCCTTCGGCCTGGCATCCGTGCGGTGGCGAAGGGGACGGGCGGTGACGGCGGCCGCGGGCGCGCTGCTGACCGCCGGCACCGGCATATACCTGCACACCACACTGCGCGGGAAATTAGCCATCTGGGAGAAGGAGCTGGACCGGGCCGGCCTCAAGGGCGACGAGGAGCTGCTGGACCTGGGCTGCGGGCGTGGCGCGGTACTGGTTGCGGCGGCGGAACGGCTGCCGGACGGGAAGGCCGTCGCCGTGGACCTGTGGGCGGGCAAGGACCAGAGCGGCAACCGCCCGGAGATCACTCTCGCCAACGCCGCCGCGGCCGGGGTGGCGGACCGGGTGGAGGTGCACACGGCCGACATGACCGCGTTGCCTTTCGCGGACGACTCCTTCGACGTGGTGACCAGCGCCCTGGCGATCCACAACATCGAGCCGCCCGAGCTGCAGTACCAGGCGCTGGACGAGGCGATGCGCGTGCTGAGGCCGGGCGGCCGCCTGATCGTCGCCGACTTCTGGTTCGCCGCTCGGAGGTACGTCGCCCACCTCGGCGGGGACAGCACCCTGCGCCCCCTGGGCCCGGGCTACTGGTACGGCAGTCCTTTGCTCGGCATCAATCTCGTCCAGGCGACCAAGAAGGACTCCCGGCGGACGTGA
- a CDS encoding acyl carrier protein, producing MTEQTDQVFDVQDVAVLLQEHFGLPADELTPTTTVGELGLDSLGLMELTVILEERTGVDMHDRMGDLSASDTLTQVARAVGGSTVNGSQGHSPE from the coding sequence ATGACGGAACAGACGGACCAGGTGTTCGACGTGCAGGACGTCGCGGTTCTGCTGCAGGAGCACTTCGGCCTTCCGGCGGACGAGCTGACCCCCACCACGACCGTCGGGGAACTCGGCCTGGACTCCCTGGGGCTGATGGAGCTGACGGTGATCCTGGAGGAGCGCACCGGCGTCGACATGCACGACCGGATGGGCGACCTCTCCGCCTCCGACACGCTCACGCAGGTGGCCCGCGCCGTCGGAGGCTCCACCGTGAATGGCTCGCAGGGTCACAGCCCCGAATGA
- a CDS encoding acyl-ACP desaturase — MTADRIPARTAVTHVRGRVDLLTELEPVVAREFDRHLAEAQEWFPHQYIPWSGARDFDGPLDGEPWQPGQSALTPAVRDALLVNLLTEDNLPSYHHEIASRFGRDSAWGSWVHRWTAEEGRHSDALRGYLHAVRGVDPVELERARMAHVGTGYDSGQPTVAHALAYVTVQELATRVAHRNAGQACRDPHGTRLMSRIAADENLHMIFYRTVCADAFDLAPDRMAGAFADVVCDFRMPGHGIPGFGGRAARIAAEGIYDAALHHDRVLMPLLRSLRFMERSGLGPGGEEALDRVGRHLETLADKGRRLQELRGRRRSLVDRGVLPGNNTKAGAPHGS, encoded by the coding sequence ATGACCGCCGATCGCATCCCCGCGCGCACCGCCGTCACGCACGTGCGCGGTCGCGTCGATCTGCTCACGGAGCTCGAACCGGTCGTCGCCCGTGAGTTCGACCGGCATCTGGCGGAGGCCCAGGAGTGGTTTCCGCACCAGTACATTCCGTGGAGCGGCGCCCGCGACTTCGACGGACCCCTGGACGGCGAACCGTGGCAGCCCGGCCAGTCGGCGCTGACCCCGGCCGTGCGGGACGCGCTGCTGGTGAATCTGCTCACCGAGGACAACCTGCCCAGCTACCACCATGAGATCGCCTCGCGTTTCGGACGGGACAGCGCCTGGGGAAGCTGGGTGCACCGCTGGACCGCCGAGGAGGGGCGGCACTCCGACGCCCTGCGCGGCTACCTGCACGCGGTACGCGGCGTGGACCCGGTGGAGCTGGAACGTGCGCGGATGGCACATGTGGGCACCGGCTACGACAGCGGGCAGCCCACCGTCGCGCACGCGCTGGCCTACGTCACGGTCCAGGAGCTGGCCACCCGCGTGGCCCACCGCAACGCGGGCCAGGCCTGCCGGGATCCGCACGGGACGCGGCTGATGAGCCGTATCGCGGCCGACGAGAACCTGCACATGATCTTCTACCGGACCGTCTGCGCGGACGCGTTCGACCTGGCTCCGGACCGGATGGCCGGCGCCTTCGCGGACGTCGTCTGCGACTTCCGGATGCCCGGGCACGGCATCCCCGGATTCGGCGGCCGGGCCGCGCGCATCGCGGCGGAGGGCATCTACGACGCGGCCCTGCACCACGACCGCGTGCTGATGCCGTTGCTGCGCAGCCTGCGATTCATGGAGCGCTCCGGCCTGGGGCCCGGCGGGGAGGAGGCCCTCGACCGCGTCGGCCGGCATCTGGAGACGCTCGCCGACAAGGGCCGGCGCCTTCAGGAACTGCGCGGCCGGCGCCGGAGTCTCGTGGACCGCGGTGTCCTGCCGGGCAACAACACCAAGGCGGGGGCACCCCATGGGTCGTGA
- a CDS encoding beta-ketoacyl synthase — protein MGREVAVTGLGLITPAGDTPDTNWKTLVRGRSLAARNPEFEGLPVDISCDVRDFEPQTELGPRLTRRLDRFAHLGLVAARRAVADARLGIGDCPPERVGVVLGVGSNSLRTYVAEFTRLGEGRPRAVSPLALPRSVPNMVAGEIALDVGARGPNFTVSSACASGGTALGVARGMLLGGMCDVVLAGGSDSWSRMTATCFGQMRALSSRTDRPERAARPFDRDRDGFVLAEGAAVLVLERLDHARARGARPRALLCGYGASADAHHPTAPHPEGRGAEQAVRQALADAGRAPEEVGHVNAHGTATVLGDAAEARMLRRVFAAAPPAVTASKSVVGHALGAAGAIEAAFTVLALERQEVPPTANLAEQDPGHELDVVTGRPRAARFDLALSTSFGFGGQNAALLLSTV, from the coding sequence ATGGGTCGTGAGGTGGCCGTCACCGGCCTCGGCCTGATCACACCGGCCGGCGACACCCCGGACACGAACTGGAAGACGCTGGTACGGGGCAGGTCGCTGGCCGCCCGGAACCCGGAGTTCGAGGGACTGCCCGTCGACATCTCCTGCGATGTGCGGGACTTCGAGCCGCAGACGGAGCTCGGCCCCCGGCTCACCCGCCGCCTGGACCGGTTCGCGCATCTCGGCCTGGTGGCCGCCCGCCGCGCGGTGGCGGACGCGCGGCTCGGCATCGGGGACTGTCCCCCGGAACGCGTCGGAGTCGTCCTCGGCGTGGGCTCCAACAGCCTGCGCACCTACGTCGCGGAGTTCACCAGGCTGGGCGAGGGCCGCCCCAGGGCGGTCTCACCGCTCGCGCTGCCGCGCAGTGTGCCGAACATGGTGGCCGGTGAGATCGCCCTCGACGTAGGGGCGCGGGGACCGAACTTCACCGTCTCCAGCGCCTGCGCGTCGGGAGGTACGGCACTGGGTGTGGCCCGGGGCATGCTGCTGGGCGGCATGTGCGACGTCGTCCTCGCGGGCGGCAGCGACTCGTGGTCGCGCATGACCGCCACCTGTTTCGGGCAGATGCGTGCGCTGTCCTCCCGTACGGACCGGCCCGAACGGGCCGCACGGCCCTTCGACCGTGACCGCGACGGCTTCGTCCTCGCGGAGGGAGCGGCCGTACTGGTCCTCGAACGTCTCGACCACGCACGGGCCCGGGGAGCACGCCCGCGGGCCCTGCTGTGCGGCTACGGCGCCTCGGCCGACGCCCACCACCCCACGGCGCCGCACCCCGAGGGGAGGGGCGCCGAGCAGGCGGTGCGGCAGGCACTGGCCGACGCGGGACGCGCACCCGAGGAGGTCGGACACGTCAACGCGCACGGCACGGCGACTGTGCTGGGGGACGCCGCCGAGGCCAGGATGCTCCGGCGGGTCTTCGCGGCGGCCCCGCCCGCGGTGACGGCGTCCAAGAGCGTCGTCGGCCATGCGCTGGGGGCGGCCGGGGCCATCGAGGCGGCGTTCACCGTGCTGGCGCTGGAGCGCCAGGAGGTGCCCCCGACGGCCAATCTCGCCGAGCAGGATCCAGGGCATGAACTGGACGTGGTCACCGGCCGCCCCCGTGCGGCCCGCTTCGACCTCGCGCTGTCCACGTCCTTCGGCTTCGGCGGACAGAACGCGGCGCTGCTCCTCAGTACGGTGTGA
- a CDS encoding fatty acyl-AMP ligase has translation MSASLTESSQAVDAVPAWSALPAHHPVVRLRGLAHDRSSAVAYRFVGRRGGTVDEPLTWTYGELDRRVRAVAAELRSRCGAGRRVALVYPQGPQYVVAFLACLYAGVVAVPLCEADSVWGAERLSAVLSGGGVEAVLTDDAGDQDVRRLLAGDPRLAALDVVRTDQVPGDRCDDRLPPDLRPEAVAYLQYTSGSTSAPRGVQITHGNIARAVAQLSTASRTGPSSVVVSWLPLYHDLGLMAGVLGPVGLGASCVLMGPADFIRRPLTYLGAISRWRGTITTGPCFNLDLCVERVKGTALDDLDLSSLTTLGNGGEPVRASSLRRFTEHFARCGFRPEAHTPSYGLAEATLVVTYVPVDEAPRVLTCDREALARGHAVVTDTDTAVGTGAAAERVVELVSCGVPVEQRVCVTDPAGQVLPDHRVGEIWTCGGNVSPGYAGDPTVGTFHDRPQGMGDDADGAWLRTGDLGFLADGQLYVTGRVKDVVIINGRNHWPTDLEATVSAAAPAFRPGRIAAFRFESAGRERLVVVAEVNLRAVREPTTGADAERAVRTALMTRHGVDLHELVAVRAGTLPMTSSGKLRRTACREAYEAHRLVRATAPGQ, from the coding sequence GTGTCGGCTTCACTCACCGAATCCTCCCAGGCCGTCGACGCAGTGCCGGCCTGGTCCGCCCTGCCGGCGCACCATCCCGTGGTGCGGCTGCGCGGCCTCGCGCACGACCGGTCCTCCGCCGTCGCCTACCGCTTCGTCGGCAGGCGGGGCGGAACCGTGGACGAGCCGCTCACCTGGACCTACGGCGAGCTGGACCGCCGGGTCCGCGCCGTCGCCGCCGAACTGCGGTCGCGGTGCGGGGCCGGGCGCCGGGTGGCCCTGGTGTACCCGCAGGGTCCGCAGTACGTCGTGGCCTTCCTCGCCTGTCTGTACGCGGGAGTCGTCGCCGTCCCCCTGTGCGAGGCCGACTCGGTGTGGGGCGCCGAGCGTCTTTCGGCGGTGCTGTCCGGTGGCGGCGTCGAAGCGGTGCTCACCGACGACGCGGGCGACCAGGACGTACGCCGCCTGCTGGCCGGCGACCCGCGGCTCGCCGCCCTCGACGTGGTCCGGACCGACCAGGTGCCCGGCGACCGGTGCGACGACCGGCTTCCCCCCGACCTGCGTCCGGAGGCGGTCGCGTATCTGCAGTACACCTCCGGGTCGACGTCCGCGCCCCGCGGCGTGCAGATCACGCACGGCAACATCGCCCGGGCCGTGGCCCAGTTGAGTACCGCCTCCCGGACCGGCCCGTCGAGCGTCGTCGTCAGCTGGCTGCCGCTCTACCACGATCTGGGGCTGATGGCCGGGGTGCTGGGACCCGTCGGGCTGGGGGCCTCCTGCGTCCTGATGGGGCCGGCCGACTTCATCCGCAGGCCCCTCACCTACCTCGGCGCGATCAGCCGGTGGCGCGGCACCATCACCACCGGGCCGTGCTTCAACCTCGACCTGTGCGTGGAGCGGGTGAAGGGAACCGCGCTGGACGACCTCGACCTGTCCAGCCTGACCACCCTGGGCAACGGCGGTGAACCGGTCCGGGCGTCGAGCCTGCGCCGCTTCACCGAGCACTTCGCGCGCTGCGGGTTCCGCCCCGAAGCGCACACCCCGTCCTACGGTCTCGCCGAGGCCACCCTCGTGGTCACCTATGTGCCCGTGGACGAGGCACCGCGCGTGCTCACCTGCGACCGGGAGGCCCTGGCCCGCGGACACGCGGTCGTCACGGACACGGACACCGCCGTGGGCACGGGTGCGGCGGCCGAGCGGGTCGTCGAACTGGTCAGCTGCGGAGTGCCCGTGGAGCAGCGGGTCTGTGTCACCGACCCGGCCGGGCAGGTCCTGCCCGACCACCGCGTCGGCGAGATCTGGACCTGCGGCGGCAACGTGAGCCCCGGCTACGCGGGAGACCCCACCGTCGGGACCTTCCACGACCGGCCCCAGGGGATGGGCGACGACGCGGACGGCGCCTGGCTGCGCACCGGGGACCTCGGCTTCCTGGCGGACGGTCAGCTGTACGTGACCGGCCGCGTCAAGGACGTCGTCATCATCAACGGCCGGAACCACTGGCCCACCGACCTGGAGGCCACCGTCTCGGCCGCCGCGCCGGCCTTCCGGCCGGGCCGGATCGCTGCCTTCCGGTTCGAGTCCGCCGGCCGTGAACGCCTGGTCGTGGTCGCCGAGGTGAACCTCAGGGCCGTACGCGAGCCGACGACGGGCGCGGACGCGGAGCGGGCGGTGCGCACGGCCCTGATGACCAGGCACGGTGTCGATTTGCACGAGCTGGTTGCCGTGCGGGCCGGAACCCTGCCCATGACCAGCAGCGGAAAGCTCCGGCGCACGGCATGCCGGGAGGCCTACGAAGCGCACCGGTTGGTCCGGGCGACCGCTCCCGGGCAGTGA
- a CDS encoding bifunctional 3-(3-hydroxy-phenyl)propionate/3-hydroxycinnamic acid hydroxylase, producing the protein MRATGSQDAAYDVAVIGYGPTGVTAANLLGARGLNVVVLERDAEVYPRARAISTDEEVMRIWQRAGLAERLKEDMLAERPVDFVDARGRVFIRACPTPRGHGHAPQLFLYQPAVERVLREGAARYPNVTVLPRHECLGVRQDAEGVDLTVAGPAGAPDRLRASYVIAADGGASRTRTQLGVGYAGRTYEDRWVVVDTEMLRPWPDHDRLRFRCDPARPAVDCPTPLGHHRWEFPVLPADDEDHLTTEEAIHALVARYGIGPDSIRSVRATVYSHHVRCADRFRAGRVFLAGDAAHAMPPWIGQGMAAGVRDVGNLCWKLDSVLRGELPASVLDSYEAERRPHVVEVTRRAVFVGRIITERRRPLTWLRDSVLPLLNRVPGFTQWLQDSHWIPVARYDTGLQARPRTRASGCQVPQPRVTASDGRHVRLDEVLGGGWLLLHARTAATPQPRWNVPSLTVVPAGSRPAADTVVDTDNILLPWLAAHRAATVALRPDAYVYAAASAGAELPPPPAGFAPALVRLP; encoded by the coding sequence ATGAGGGCGACAGGGAGCCAGGACGCCGCGTACGACGTGGCCGTCATCGGGTACGGGCCGACGGGCGTGACGGCGGCGAACCTGCTGGGCGCGCGTGGCCTGAACGTCGTGGTGCTGGAGCGTGACGCCGAGGTCTACCCCCGCGCCCGCGCCATCTCCACCGACGAGGAGGTGATGCGGATCTGGCAGCGCGCCGGACTCGCCGAGCGGCTGAAGGAGGACATGCTCGCTGAGCGGCCGGTGGACTTCGTGGACGCGCGCGGCCGTGTCTTCATCCGCGCCTGCCCCACCCCGCGCGGGCACGGTCACGCGCCGCAGCTGTTCCTCTACCAGCCCGCGGTGGAACGGGTACTGCGCGAGGGAGCGGCCCGCTACCCCAACGTGACGGTGCTGCCGCGGCACGAGTGCCTGGGTGTGCGCCAGGACGCGGAAGGCGTCGACCTGACGGTGGCCGGCCCCGCCGGCGCCCCGGACCGGCTGCGCGCCTCGTACGTCATCGCGGCCGACGGCGGCGCCAGCCGCACCCGGACACAGCTCGGCGTGGGGTACGCGGGGCGCACGTACGAGGACCGCTGGGTGGTCGTCGACACGGAGATGCTCAGGCCGTGGCCGGACCACGACCGGCTGCGCTTCCGCTGCGACCCGGCCCGCCCGGCGGTCGACTGTCCGACACCGCTCGGACACCACCGCTGGGAGTTCCCCGTCCTGCCGGCCGACGACGAGGACCACCTGACGACCGAGGAGGCGATCCACGCGCTGGTGGCCCGCTACGGAATCGGCCCGGACAGCATCAGGAGCGTGCGGGCCACCGTCTACAGCCACCACGTCCGCTGCGCGGACCGCTTCCGGGCAGGACGCGTCTTCCTCGCGGGCGACGCGGCCCACGCCATGCCGCCGTGGATCGGCCAGGGCATGGCGGCCGGGGTGCGCGACGTCGGCAACCTCTGCTGGAAACTGGATTCCGTGCTGCGCGGCGAGCTGCCCGCGTCGGTCCTGGACAGCTACGAGGCCGAGCGCAGACCGCATGTCGTGGAGGTGACCAGGCGCGCGGTGTTCGTCGGCCGGATCATCACCGAACGCCGGCGCCCCCTCACCTGGCTGCGGGACAGCGTGCTTCCGCTCCTCAACCGCGTACCGGGTTTCACCCAGTGGCTGCAGGACTCCCACTGGATCCCCGTCGCCCGCTACGACACCGGACTCCAGGCCCGCCCCCGGACCCGCGCCTCCGGCTGCCAGGTCCCGCAGCCCCGGGTCACCGCGTCCGACGGGAGGCACGTACGGCTGGACGAGGTGCTCGGCGGCGGCTGGCTGCTGCTGCACGCGCGCACCGCCGCCACCCCGCAGCCCCGGTGGAACGTCCCGTCCCTCACCGTCGTGCCCGCCGGGTCCCGCCCGGCGGCGGACACCGTCGTCGACACCGACAACATCCTGCTGCCCTGGCTCGCCGCACACCGCGCGGCCACCGTCGCGCTGCGCCCCGACGCCTACGTGTACGCCGCCGCCTCCGCGGGCGCCGAACTCCCGCCGCCGCCGGCCGGATTCGCCCCGGCCCTCGTGCGGCTGCCCTGA
- a CDS encoding amidohydrolase family protein, translating into MTGSGSIRRIDVHQHLLPPFYRGLLARSGITGAGGRALPDWSAEAALRFMDLLGTATAFVSLSTPGTGFLTDPGEAVALARRLNDFSASLPAEHPGRFGWFATLPMPDAVASAAEAARALDRLDADGVTLLANNRGTYLGADGQDVLWRTLDDRAAVVLVHPADLPAPAVQDIPPFAADFLLDTTRAAYLLVRNGVVRRHPGIRFILGHAGGFVPYASHRMAVAIAADTGRSPLDVLDDFRAFYFDTALSSSPAALPTLLAFARPGHVLFGSDWPFAPAPAGQYFATGLDTGVGPDTLTAVNRTSAGALFPRLGGAGVPAPRTDLRRGAQRTLARLMFRLVQPRTG; encoded by the coding sequence GTGACCGGCTCCGGCTCCATCCGCCGCATCGACGTCCACCAGCATCTGCTCCCGCCCTTCTACCGCGGCCTCCTCGCCAGGTCGGGCATCACCGGGGCGGGCGGCCGCGCCCTGCCCGACTGGAGTGCCGAGGCGGCGCTGCGGTTCATGGATCTGCTGGGGACGGCCACCGCCTTCGTGTCCCTCTCCACACCCGGCACCGGCTTCCTCACCGATCCGGGCGAGGCCGTCGCCCTGGCGCGCCGCCTCAACGACTTCTCCGCGTCCCTCCCGGCCGAACACCCGGGCCGGTTCGGCTGGTTCGCCACCCTGCCCATGCCCGACGCCGTCGCCTCCGCCGCCGAGGCCGCGCGGGCCCTGGACCGGCTCGACGCCGACGGCGTCACGCTGCTCGCCAACAACCGGGGCACCTACCTCGGCGCGGACGGCCAGGACGTCCTGTGGCGGACCCTGGACGACCGCGCCGCCGTCGTGCTGGTCCACCCGGCCGACCTGCCCGCACCGGCCGTCCAGGACATTCCGCCGTTCGCCGCGGACTTCCTCCTGGACACCACACGGGCCGCGTACCTGCTGGTACGGAACGGCGTCGTCCGCCGTCATCCGGGCATCCGGTTCATCCTCGGCCACGCGGGCGGCTTCGTGCCGTACGCCTCCCACCGCATGGCCGTCGCGATCGCCGCCGACACCGGCCGCAGCCCGCTGGACGTCCTGGACGACTTCCGCGCCTTCTACTTCGACACCGCCCTGTCCTCCAGCCCCGCCGCCCTGCCCACCCTGCTCGCCTTCGCCCGCCCCGGGCACGTCCTGTTCGGCAGCGACTGGCCCTTCGCCCCCGCGCCGGCCGGCCAGTACTTCGCCACGGGCCTCGACACGGGCGTCGGTCCGGACACCCTGACGGCGGTCAACCGGACCAGCGCCGGGGCTCTCTTCCCCCGTCTCGGCGGGGCGGGGGTGCCGGCCCCCCGGACGGACCTGCGCCGGGGCGCGCAGCGCACCCTCGCCCGTCTCATGTTCAGACTGGTGCAGCCCCGCACCGGCTGA